In Cheilinus undulatus linkage group 24, ASM1832078v1, whole genome shotgun sequence, a single window of DNA contains:
- the LOC121506475 gene encoding keratin, type I cytoskeletal 18-like: MKNLNFSCGPVCPGKVVGSRSQWHPWGGFKRKKTAMPSKNTAASMFGGAGGRGSRASVASLEGLRNVLRNETEKDSAPAAKAKPNAAPAPAPAAQPAAPGDDKQTLRGLNDRLSGYLGRVRQLEKENGDLQKQIDDILAKRKAPEGRDWDKVEKPLDDLKKQIKDLTMDNAKLLLQIDNTNLANDDFKEKLEDEKKARKELEKDVEDLKKTMEDTKMNVKQTQKEIDLVKEEIDRLEKEHKEEVDNLREKIKDSEVRVEIDSQNSNLAEMLNKVRTQYEKLAKKNLKETEDWYQSKFDHIKVEEAQTNEAFISGKTELKDLLKQKQTLEIRIQGLQSMIHNLEETLKNSKVEYNQRLSPLYKLILDLERELKEVRAEVERLVETNKNLLCVKMKLEAEIDNYQQLIHGMTADPESSDLSLEDALSSDPQKPKKKVPEQEVKDEVLVKQEGAPSFQSAPPNAPENAPVTEGDPIQAEEDSVKNATPDAPTEKKASKKNEKDSSSSSSSSSSSSSSSSSSSSDDEDKKSKKEAEVAEA, translated from the exons ATGAAAAACTTGAATTTCAGCTGTGGACCTGTTTGTCCAGGGAAGGTGGTGGGCAGCAGGAGCCAATGGCATCCCTGGGGAGGATTCAAGCGGAAAAAAACAG CCATGCCTTCAAAGAACACCGCCGCCAGCATGTTCGGTGGAGCCGGGGGACGAGGCTCGCGGGCCTCCGTAGCCAGCCTGGAGGGGCTGCGTAACGTGCTGCGCAACGAGACGGAGAAAGACTCCGCTCCAGCCGCCAAAGCCAAACCGAACGCGGCCCCCGCTCCAGCCCCCGCCGCCCAGCCTGCAGCCCCCGGGGACGACAAGCAGACTCTGCGGGGGCTGAACGACAGGCTGTCCGGGTACCTGGGCAGGGTGAGGCAGCTGGAGAAGGAGAATGGAGACCTGCAGAAGCAGATTGATGATATTCTGGCTAAGAGGAAAGCACCTGAGGGAAGGGACTGGGATAAGGTGGAGAAACCCCTGGATGACCTCAAGAAGCAG ATCAAAGACCTGACCATGGACAATGCTAAACTGCTTCTCCAGATTGACAACACCAATCTTGCTAATGATGATTTCAAGGAAAA gcTGGAAGACGAGAAAAAGGCACGCAAGGAGTTAGAAAAAGACGTGGAGGATCTGAAGAAAACCATGGAGGACACCAAGATGAACGTCAAGCAGACGCAGAAGGAGATCGACCTGGTGAAGGAGGAGATCGATCGCCTTGAGAAGGAGCACAAAGAG GAAGTGGACAACCTGCGTGAGAAGATTAAGGACTCTGAGGTGAGGGTGGAGATCGACTCCCAGAACTCTAACTTGGCAGAGATGCTCAACAAGGTCCGCACCCAGTATGAGAAGCTAGCCAAGAAGAACCTGAAGGAGACAGAGGACTGGTACCAGAGCAAG TTCGACCACATTAAAGTGGAGGAGGCCCAAACCAACGAGGCTTTTATCTCAGGAAAGACAGAGCTCAAGGATCTGctcaaacagaaacaaactttgGAAATTAGAATCCAGGGTCTGCAAAGCATG ATCCACAATCTGGAGGAAACCCTCAAAAACTCCAAAGTGGAGTACAATCAGCGCCTGTCTCCCCTCTACAAGCTGATCCTGGACCTTGAGAGAGAGCTGAAGGAGGTCAGGGCTGAGGTGGAGCGCCTGGTCGAAACCAACAAGAACCTGCTGTGTGTCAAGATGAAGCTGGAAGCTGAAATCGATAACTACCAGCAGCTGATTCATGGCATGACGGCTGATCCTGAGAG CTCGGACCTTTCTTTAGAGGACGCACTAAGTAGCG ACCCGCAAAAGCCTAAGAAAAAGGTGCCTGAACAAGAAGTGAAAGATGAAGTTCTCGTGAAGCAAGAAGGCGCCCCCTCTTTCCAATCTGCTCCCCCCAATGCCCCTGAAAATGCCCCTGTCACTGAAGGAGACCCCATCCAGGCTGAGGAGGATTCTGTCAAGAATGCAACTCCTGATGCACCAACTGAAAAGAAGGCATCCAAGAAAAACGAAAAGGAttcatcctcttcttcttcctcctcctcctcctcttcttcatcctcttcctcttcgtCCTCTGACGATGAAGATAAGAAATCAAAGAAAGAGGCTGAAGTGGCTGAAGCCTGA
- the LOC121506476 gene encoding intermediate filament protein ON3-like: protein MSKAKDYSSQSYTPGTTGPAKSQPTNKVDGAGKSREKDDMVGLNDKFVRLIDKVKNLEDENKKLDTKLKILKEQEDYEGKIDDIVKQLGNEMEQQIENLLRDREKLQADLQKKQDEVEDTKKRYEEELVKKAELENEFVITKKDVDEGHLEAVDLVLELEDLMGKLDFLRVGYDEEIKELESQVQNETVVLRDDSKRSLDMDEIVESVKNQYANMASRTREEAEQWNQRKMDAMVLNAGQREQEVRDLRRDISDMVRLIQRLNGDLEALMRKEEALKKEINEVRTEGDTSLEKAREDITQVEDALRRAKQDLAGQIREHQELMNLKLALDIEIATYRKLLEGEEQRMRELMRNGDF from the exons ATGTCCAAGGCCAAAGATTACAGCAGCCAGTCCTACACTCCCGGGACTACGGGTCCCGCGAAGAGCCAACCGACCAACAAGGTGGACGGGGCAGGGAAGTCCCGGGAGAAGGACGACATGGTGGGACTCAACGACAAATTCGTCCGGCTGATTGACAAG GTGAAAAATCTTGAGGATGAGAACAAAAAACTCGACACAAAGCTGAAGATCCTCAAGGAGCAGGAGGACTACGAGGGGAAAATCGACGATATCGTGAAGCAGCTGGGGAACGAGATGGAGCAACAGATCGAGAACTTGCTCCGCGACCGAGAAAAGCTGCAGGCCGACCTGCAAAAGAAGCAGGACGAGGTGGAGGACACCAAGAAGAG GTATGAAGAAGAATTGGTAAAGAAAGCTGAACTGGAGAATGAATTTGTCATCACCAAAAAG GATGTGGATGAAGGTCACCTGGAGGCGGTGGATCTGGTTTTGGAGCTGGAGGACTTGATGGGAAAACTGGACTTCCTCAGGGTTGGATATGATGAG GAGATCAAAGAGCTGGAGTCTCAGGTGCAGAACGAGACTGTGGTGTTGCGTGACGACAGCAAACGGTCTCTGGACATGGACGAGATCGTGGAGAGTGTCAAGAACCAGTATGCCAACATGGCCTCCCGCACCAGGGAGGAGGCCGAGCAGTGGAACCAGAGGAAG ATGGACGCCATGGTCCTCAATGCAGGCCAACGTGAGCAAGAAGTGCGTGATTTAAGGAGGGATATTTCGGACATGGTGCGCCTCATTCAGAGGCTAAATGGAGACCTGGAGGCTCTTATGAGAAAG GAAGAGGCTCTGAAGAAGGAGATCAACGAGGTGAGGACAGAAGGCGACACCAGCCTGGAGAAGGCCCGGGAGGACATCACACAGGTGGAGGACGCCCTGAGGCGCGCCAAGCAGGACTTGGCTGGACAGATCCGTGAGCACCAAGAGCTGATGAACCTGAAGCTGGCTCTGGACATCGAGATCGCCACGTACCGCAAGCTGCTGGAGGGCGAAGAGCAGAG AATGAGGGAACTCATGCGCAATGGAG ATTTCTAA
- the gpbar1 gene encoding G-protein coupled bile acid receptor 1, translating to MEGNDSLALLSGERLIYAITIPLSTSIILANLVIILGIAWNRQLHNTPNYFFLSLLVADLCTGVALPFIPLMGLNRELSLNSCMVAHIFPNFLFLAFLFNLVMVHYERYICIVDPLHYNNLWMHRSFPLALVVVWAPPLLYASLPAFGWNNWTGPDWNSCCAGSQKFLPLSNCSTNGTACCSYRRVFPNAFIYLEVYGLVLPAILTIACMTGRVLWITRGQLKDICRLHRSVERGTQASDREQRLNLRYTRCVVAVSLTFLACWVPYLIYMHVCIAFLISDTKWNSTTHIVLSCTGIGSMAVVPLVLGLANKQYTEPAYKLLQKLRDRWRRRTQGSEEVDV from the coding sequence ATGGAAGGCAACGACTCCCTGGCTTTGCTCTCTGGGGAGCGCCTCATCTACGCCATCACCATCCCACTGTCAACTTCCATCATCCTCGCCAACCTCGTCATCATCTTGGGCATTGCCTGGAACCGCCAGCTCCACAACACCCCAAACTACTTCTTCTTAAGCCTGCTGGTGGCGGATCTCTGCACAGGCGTGGCGCTGCCCTTCATACCGTTAATGGGACTGAACCGTGAGTTGAGTTTGAACTCCTGCATGGTGGCTCACATTTTCCCAAACTTCCTCTTCCTTGCATTCCTTTTCAACTTGGTGATGGTGCACTATGAGCGCTACATTTGCATCGTTGACCCTTTGCATTACAACAACTTGTGGATGCATCGCAGCTTCCCTCTTGCATTGGTCGTGGTTTGGGCGCCACCGCTTTTGTACGCATCTCTGCCTGCGTTTGGGTGGAATAACTGGACAGGACCGGATTGGAACAGCTGTTGCGCTGGAAGCCAGaagtttctgccactttcaaacTGCTCGACAAACGGAACTGCCTGCTGTTCGTACAGACGGGTATTCCCAAACGCTTTTATCTACTTGGAGGTGTACGGACTAGTCTTACCTGCGATTCTCACCATTGCTTGCATGACTGGACGTGTTTTATGGATCACCAGAGGCCAGTTGAAGGACATTTGCCGCCTCCATCGCTCTGTTGAGCGAGGAACTCAAGCTTCAGATCGAGAGCAGAGGTTGAACCTCCGTTACACCCGTTGTGTCGTTGCCGTGTCGCTAACATTTCTCGCGTGCTGGGTCCCCTACCTTATTTACATGCATGTCTGCATAGCGTTCCTGATCAGTGACACCAAGTGGAACTCTACCACTCACATCGTGCTTTCGTGCACTGGCATCGGAAGTATGGCCGTGGTGCCGCTGGTGCTTGGTTTAGCCAACAAGCAGTATACAGAACCGGCGTACAAACTCCTACAGAAGCTCCGAGACAGATGGAGGCGAAGGACACAGGGTTCAGAGGAGGTGGATGTCTGA